From Fusarium oxysporum f. sp. lycopersici 4287 chromosome 13, whole genome shotgun sequence, one genomic window encodes:
- a CDS encoding Cu2+-exporting ATPase, protein MGQTYMRLPEDGDDRNASASRLPAPTSAHLATTTLQIGGMTCGSCTSAVESGFKGVDGVGTVSVSLVMERAVVTHDPDIIPAEKIQEIIEDRGFDAEVLSTDRPNPATTRLNNHFSDQSTAIGSEAESATTTATTTFAIEGMTCGACTSAVEAGFSGVAGVLKFNISLLAERAVITYDETKLSPEKIAEIIDDRGFDVTILSTQRDSIHQGGDTTSAQFKVFGCKDATTAQLLEEGLIAVQGIRSASLSLSTDRLTVIYQPRTIGLRGIVEAIEVQGLNALVASGEDNNAQLESLAKTREITEWRTAFRTSLAFAIPVLLIGMIIPMAFSVIDIGRFELIPGLFLGDIVCLVLTLPVQFGIGKRFYISGYKSLKHRSPTMDVLVVLGTSCAFLFSVFSMLISVLLEPHSKPSTIFDTCTMLITFITLSRWLENRAKGQTSKALSRLMSLAPSKATIYADPIAVEKAAESWAKSSDEPPTPKTPRTHEPGVSAWEEKAIPTELLEVDDIVVIRPGDKIPADGILVRGTTFVDESMVTGEAMPAQKYMGDSIVAGTVNGDGRVDVRVTRAGHDTQLSQIVKLVQDAQTARAPIQQLVDTIAGYFVPMILILGLGTFLVWMVLCHVLSHPPEIFLEDNSGGKVVVCVKLCISVIVFACPCALGLATPTAVMVGTGVGAENGILIKGGAVLERITKVTQVVLDKTGTITYGKMSVASIGLVPQWTRSEVSKRLWWSIVGLAEMGSEHPVGKAILGAAKNELGMAPEETIDGSVGDFKAVVGKGVSVTVEPAIANRSRYMVLVGNLIFLKDSGIDVPEDAVEAAEKLNMSVGEGTSQAKSNPRSAGTTNIFVAIDGLYSGHVCLSDTIKEDAAATISVLHRMGIKTAIVTGDQRSTALAVASAVGIDVNNVYAGVSPDQKQAIVQEIQDRGEVVGMIGDGINDSPALVTADVGIAMASGTDVAMEAADMVLMRPTELMIIPASLALTRTIFRRIKINLGWACIYNAIGLPIAMGFFLPFGLSVHPIMASLAMAFSSVTVVVSSLMLNSWTRPVWMNEVAKNGGREPKAERWIWGRGIVGWVREMTGRRGKEEEVGYVPLQNIEG, encoded by the exons ATGGGACAAACCTATATGCGTCTGCCggaagatggcgatgacAGAAATGCCAGTGCCAGCAGGCTTCCAGCGCCCACGAGCGCACATCTGGCAACAACCACGCTGCAGATCGGCGGCATGAC ATGCGGTTCTTGCACGTCGGCAGTTGAATCCGGCTTCAAAGGCGTTGACGGCGTCGGAACAGTCTCCGTCAGCCTCGTAATGGAGCGCGCCGTTGTCACGCATGACCCAGACATCATACCTGCCGAGAAGATACAGGAGATCATCGAGGACCGTGGGTTTGATGCTGAGGTTCTCTCGACCGATCGTCCCAACCCCGCGACTACTCGATTGAACAACCACTTCTCCGACCAGAGCACTGCGATTGGGAGTGAAGCTGAGTCTGCAACGACAACTGCGACGACCACTTTCGCCATAGAGGGCATGACATGTGGCGCCTGCACGTCCGCCGTTGAAGCTGGCTTCAGTGGCGTGGCCGGCGTGCTCAAGTTCAACATTAGCCTTTTGGCGGAACGAGCCGTTATCACTTATGACGAGACGAAGCTTTCGCCGGAGAAGATAGCCGAGATTATCGACGATCGCGGGTTTGATGTTACTATTTTATCGACGCAGCGCGACTCGATCCATCAGGGAGGAGATACGACAAGCGCTCAGTTCAAGGTCTTCGGCTGCAAAGATGCGACTACTGCCCAGCTTCTGGAGGAAGGCCTCATTGCAGTCCAGGGCATCCGATCCGCatctctcagcctcagtaCGGACCGCCTGACAGTCATCTACCAGCCCAGGACTATAGGACTTCGTGGCATTGTTGAGGCTATAGAGGTGCAGGGCTTGAATGCCCTCGTTGCAAGTGGCGAGGATAACAACGCGCAGCTTGAGTCGCTGGCCAAAACGCGCGAGATTACCGAGTGGCGGACAGCGTTCAGGACGTCACTTGCCTTCGCGATCCCCGTTCTCCTCATCGGCATGATTATTCCTATGGCCTTCTCAGTGATAGACATTGGACGTTTCGAACTCATACCTGGTCTATTCCTGGGTGACATTGTATGTCTCGTTCTCACATTGCCTGTTCAATTCGGCATTGGCAAGCGATTCTATATCTCTGGGTATAAGTCTCTTAAACATAGATCGCCAACAATGGATGTTCTCGTCGTTCTCGGCACATCATGTGCCTTCCTCTTTAGCGTCTTCTCCATGCTGATCTCCGTCCTTCTTGAGCCGCACTCTAAACCTTCCACGATCTTCGACACATGCACCATGCTCATCACATTCATCACACTGTCTCGGTGGCTGGAGAACCGGGCCAAAGGCCAGACTTCTAAGGCGCTGTCTCGTCTTATGTCACTAGCTCCGTCCAAAGCTACCATCTATGCTGACCCGATCGCTGTGGAAAAGGCAGCAGAGAGCTGGGCAAAATCATCTGACGAGCCCCCAACGCCCAAGACACCTCGGACTCATGAACCTGGCGTCTCTGCTTGGGAGGAAAAGGCCATCCCAACAGAGCtgcttgaggttgacgataTTGTGGTCATCCGGCCCGGTGACAAAATTCCAGCAGATGGCATTCTGGTTCGAGGCACTACATTTGTTGACGAAAGTATGGTTACTGGAGAAGCTATGCCTGCTCAGAAGTACATGGGTGATAGTATCGTCGCCGGCACTGTTAACGGTGATGGGCGGGTCGACGTCCGTGTTACTCGAGCTGGCCATGATACCCAGCTAAGTCAGATTGTCAAGCTAGTGCAAGACGCACAAACCGCTCGCGCCCCTATTCAGCAACTTGTTGATACAATAGCCGGCTACTTTGTTCCCATGATTCTTATCCTCGGTCTTGGTACGTTCCTTGTATGGATGGTCCTATGTCATGTTTTATCCCACCCTCCGGAGATCTTCCTCGAAGATAATAGCGGCGGCAAGGTCGTAGTCTGCGTTAAGTTGTGTATCTCCGTCATTGTCTTTGCTTGTCCGTGTGCTCTTGGACTAGCTACGCCCACGGCCGTGATGGTTGGCACCGGAGTCGGTGCAGAAAACGGAATTCTGATAAAGGGCGGTGCTGTCCTGGAACGTATAACCAAGGTCACGCAGGTTGTCCTCGATAAAACTGGCACCATAACTTATGGTAAGATGAGCGTGGCCAGCATAGGTCTCGTCCCGCAATGGACAAGAAGCGAGGTCAGTAAACGACTTTGGTGGTCCATCGTTGGTCTAGCAGAGATGGGGAGTGAACATCCTGTGGGCAAGGCTATCCTGGGCGCTGCAAAGAACGAGCTAGGTATGGCGCCCGAAGAAACCATTGATGGCAGCGTCGGAGACTTCAAAGCGGTTGTGGGGAAGGGTGTCAGTGTGACTGTCGAGCCAGCTATCGCGAACCGGTCACGATACATGGTACTGGTTGGCAACCTCATATTCTTGAAGGATAGTGGTATCGATGTCCCCGAGGATGCTGTAGAGGCCGCCGAGAAGCTTAACATGTCGGTTGGCGAGGGCACATCGCAGGCCAAGAGCAATCCCCGCAGCGCTGGAACCACCAACATCTTCGTTGCCATTGACGGGCTTTATTCGGGCCATGTGTGCCTGTCTGACACAATCAAAGAGGATGCTGCAGCGACTATCTCGGTCCTGCACCGTATGGGCATAAAGACCGCCATAGTGACCGGCGACCAACGGTCTACCGCACTCGCCGTCGCCTCTGCCGTGGGTATCGATGTCAACAATGTTTACGCCGGTGTTAGCCCCGATCAGAAGCAGGCTATCGTACAAGAGATCCAGGACCGTGGCGAGGTTGTCGGCATGATTGGCGACGGCATTAACGACTCCCCGGCACTTGTAACGGCGGACGTGGGCATTGCTATGGCAAGCGGAACAGATGTCGCGATGGAGGCGGCGGATATGGTGCTTATGAGGCCGACAGAGCTTATGATAATACCTGCTTCGCTGGCGCTTACGCGCACCATCTTCCGCCGTATCAAGATAAACCTCGGATGGGCATGCATCTATAACGCTATCGGCCTCCCGATTGCCATGGGCTTCTTCCTTCCGTTCGGGCTTAGCGTGCATCCTATAATGGCGAGTCTTGCGATGGCGTTCAGCAGTGTGACGGTGGTGGTCAGCAGTCTGATGCTCAACTCCTGGACAAGGCCTGTTTGGATGAACGAGGTGGCGAAGAACGGCGGCAGGGAGCCCAAGGCGGAGAGGTGGATATGGGGAAGGGGAATCGTCGGCTGGGTGAGGGAGATGACGGGACGCAGAggcaaggaggaagaggttggGTATGTGCCATTACAGAACATAGAAGGCTGA